A genomic window from Armatimonadota bacterium includes:
- a CDS encoding alpha-L-fucosidase: MLLLSTLSILLTMIPPKTIARPTRPQLAWQRMEMGMFIHFAPNTWRNLEGDDLQEPLADINPAGLDTDQWCRAARGFGAKYVVFVAKHIGGFCMWQTHTTDYGIRETPWRNGHGDVMADLAASCAKYHLKLGFYLSPRDDHFGAGIGGICKDPARQAAYTRIYREQLKELLTRYGPICEVWFDGNLKLPVDDILRQYAPNAVFFQGPLASIRWIGNEDGLAPYPTWNTVAPDKAATGAATGADGDPDGATWLPAEVDVSIRRPYWFWSTTNAQNRLSTGQLVDIYQRSVGHGCNLLLNVPPNTDGRIDAGDFAALQAFGAALRTLYGKPVATARGRGMLLTVHLARPVRIGRLVLKERIANGARVRAFTIEGQTPAGWRQVAEGTAIGSKLILNCPPVAVTSVRLIITRAEGVPEIARMAVYAEDEAAGNSSP; this comes from the coding sequence ATGCTCTTACTCTCTACTCTTTCCATCCTTTTAACCATGATTCCACCAAAGACCATCGCCCGGCCCACGCGGCCACAACTTGCCTGGCAGCGCATGGAGATGGGTATGTTCATTCATTTCGCTCCCAACACATGGCGCAATCTCGAGGGGGATGACCTGCAGGAACCTTTAGCCGACATCAATCCGGCCGGCCTGGATACCGACCAGTGGTGCCGGGCAGCGCGAGGGTTCGGCGCCAAATACGTGGTGTTTGTAGCCAAGCACATCGGCGGATTCTGCATGTGGCAGACGCATACCACCGACTATGGTATCCGCGAAACACCGTGGCGAAATGGACACGGCGACGTGATGGCCGACCTGGCCGCCTCCTGCGCGAAGTACCACCTGAAGCTCGGCTTTTATCTGAGTCCGCGTGACGACCACTTCGGCGCCGGCATAGGGGGCATTTGCAAAGACCCCGCGCGTCAGGCCGCATACACGCGGATCTACCGGGAGCAACTGAAGGAGTTGTTGACGCGTTATGGGCCAATTTGCGAGGTCTGGTTCGATGGCAACCTCAAGCTTCCAGTGGACGACATTCTGCGGCAGTATGCGCCGAATGCCGTATTCTTTCAAGGCCCGTTAGCGTCGATCCGGTGGATCGGCAACGAAGATGGGCTGGCGCCCTACCCCACATGGAACACCGTCGCTCCGGATAAAGCCGCAACGGGCGCAGCAACCGGCGCCGATGGCGACCCGGATGGCGCGACATGGCTTCCCGCCGAGGTGGATGTCTCGATCCGCCGGCCGTACTGGTTCTGGAGTACCACCAACGCTCAGAACCGACTGTCCACCGGGCAGCTCGTAGATATCTACCAACGTTCCGTTGGCCACGGCTGCAATCTGCTTCTGAACGTGCCTCCGAACACCGACGGACGGATTGATGCCGGCGACTTCGCAGCGCTGCAGGCGTTCGGCGCCGCGCTGCGCACTCTGTACGGCAAGCCTGTGGCGACCGCACGCGGGAGGGGGATGCTGCTCACGGTGCACCTTGCCCGGCCAGTCCGCATCGGCCGGCTGGTTCTGAAGGAGCGGATCGCCAATGGAGCGCGCGTGCGGGCATTTACCATCGAAGGTCAAACGCCGGCTGGTTGGCGGCAGGTGGCGGAGGGAACCGCCATCGGCAGCAAGCTCATCCTCAATTGCCCGCCCGTCGCCGTTACGAGCGTACGCTTGATAATCACCAGAGCCGAGGGCGTTCCTGAGATCGCCAGGATGGCCGTGTATGCGGAAGATGAGGCTGCGGGCAACAGCTCACCATAA
- a CDS encoding ABC transporter ATP-binding protein has translation MGEERATALRLRGITKRFGSITANRDVTLTVARGSFHGIIGENGAGKSTLLGVLYGLIQPDSGTLELAERPLDLRHWHPADAIRAGIALVSQHFALVPGLTGLENGMLGVERSRLGLLNRRQARTELEGLRLKLGLHAVRLDVPVERMDVAARQMLEVLKALYRGAGILLLDEPTAALTPEQARTLFTALAGLQQAGATIILVTHKLPEVMEWCDAVTVMRAGGVVFAGAVAGTDTSQLLAAMVGSQHIEAPYRDAGPQPTNAGPVLYLDGVSVRGDRGELAIRDVSLEARAGEIVALAGIQGSGERELVEAIVGLRPPCAGRILLNGVDCRRLSIHHRRQMGLAWIPEDRHREGLALDLSVSENLLMGHERDPAWGGGAILDRKRTREHAQQVVEDYAVQGAMPPDTTHVRALSGGNQQKLMVARAMEAKPSLLIAGRPERGLDYRSTAALMRRLEQCADRGAAVLLVSPPIDETLAAAARVAVLYDGSIAGLLEGEAATPERVGTLMTGGTEAPGASQRAGMVR, from the coding sequence ATGGGTGAGGAGCGGGCAACCGCGCTGCGGCTGCGCGGAATTACGAAACGGTTTGGCAGCATAACGGCGAACCGAGACGTGACCCTCACGGTCGCCAGGGGCTCGTTCCACGGCATCATCGGCGAAAACGGCGCCGGCAAGTCGACGCTCCTTGGCGTGCTGTATGGTCTCATCCAGCCGGACTCGGGAACGCTGGAACTGGCTGAGCGTCCGCTTGATTTGCGCCACTGGCATCCTGCAGACGCGATCCGTGCCGGTATTGCGCTCGTCAGTCAGCACTTTGCGCTGGTACCTGGCCTCACCGGCCTGGAAAACGGAATGCTGGGGGTCGAGCGCTCACGGCTGGGCCTGCTGAACCGCCGGCAAGCGCGCACCGAGCTGGAGGGTTTGCGGCTTAAGCTGGGCCTGCACGCGGTTCGCCTGGACGTGCCCGTCGAACGGATGGATGTTGCGGCGCGCCAGATGCTTGAGGTGCTAAAAGCGCTCTATCGCGGCGCCGGGATCCTGCTGTTGGATGAGCCGACCGCGGCACTGACGCCGGAACAGGCTCGGACACTTTTCACAGCGCTGGCCGGCCTGCAGCAGGCGGGCGCGACCATCATCCTGGTGACGCACAAGCTGCCGGAAGTGATGGAGTGGTGCGATGCAGTAACGGTCATGCGCGCCGGTGGGGTGGTCTTTGCTGGAGCGGTCGCCGGCACCGACACGAGCCAACTGCTGGCTGCCATGGTGGGATCGCAGCACATCGAGGCGCCATACCGCGACGCCGGTCCCCAACCCACCAACGCTGGACCGGTGCTGTATCTGGATGGCGTGAGCGTTCGCGGCGATCGCGGTGAGTTGGCGATTCGTGACGTATCCTTGGAGGCGCGCGCAGGCGAGATTGTGGCGCTTGCCGGGATTCAGGGCAGCGGAGAGCGCGAGTTGGTTGAGGCCATCGTGGGGCTGCGGCCGCCGTGTGCCGGCCGAATACTCCTGAACGGCGTCGATTGCCGCAGGCTTTCTATTCATCACCGCCGGCAAATGGGACTCGCGTGGATACCGGAAGACCGTCACCGCGAAGGTCTGGCGTTGGATCTGTCGGTGAGCGAGAATCTTCTGATGGGGCACGAGCGTGATCCCGCGTGGGGAGGTGGCGCCATCCTGGACAGAAAGCGGACGCGAGAGCACGCGCAGCAGGTGGTCGAGGATTACGCGGTGCAAGGAGCTATGCCGCCCGATACCACGCATGTACGGGCACTTTCCGGTGGCAACCAACAGAAGCTCATGGTTGCGCGCGCCATGGAGGCGAAACCAAGCCTGCTGATCGCCGGGCGGCCGGAGCGTGGACTGGATTATCGCTCTACGGCCGCCTTGATGCGACGCCTTGAGCAGTGCGCGGACCGCGGCGCAGCGGTGCTGCTGGTTTCGCCGCCAATCGACGAAACGCTGGCGGCCGCAGCGCGAGTTGCCGTGCTGTATGACGGCAGCATTGCCGGCTTGCTGGAAGGCGAGGCCGCAACTCCTGAGCGCGTCGGCACACTCATGACCGGCGGGACTGAGGCACCGGGCGCAAGTCAACGCGCCGGCATGGTGCGCTAG
- a CDS encoding GNAT family N-acetyltransferase, with amino-acid sequence MNAADWPRVFQSEATCFGWCQTSLDRPEAHYLFDGRLPNCGDANRAFRPRTVDGSAHHAAAEICRCFSSFGRRVVVDVDPVAEEQGVGAALRSRGVMPVTGRMVLMGLAALPAVAPACHADCEIRVLRAGQPGMRDWYHVAAAGSGDPDPAPWAAFVAEQEASLPLAVYYLALWNGSPAGACLRIDHDGWARIESVAVLPECRRKGIARAMVRRACEDPELAGSRVTWLMAEGGSPAEQLYAGLGFSVWAVRPMHRHIGPA; translated from the coding sequence TTGAATGCCGCTGATTGGCCGCGCGTCTTCCAGAGTGAGGCAACCTGCTTTGGCTGGTGTCAAACAAGCCTGGACCGGCCGGAAGCCCACTATCTGTTCGACGGTCGGCTACCGAATTGCGGGGACGCGAACCGCGCCTTTCGTCCGCGGACGGTCGATGGGTCGGCGCACCACGCCGCAGCCGAGATTTGCCGCTGCTTCTCTTCGTTCGGCCGCAGGGTGGTGGTAGACGTGGATCCGGTTGCCGAAGAGCAAGGTGTTGGCGCTGCACTTCGCTCACGGGGAGTGATGCCTGTGACGGGGCGGATGGTGCTCATGGGCTTAGCGGCTCTTCCGGCCGTCGCGCCTGCGTGCCACGCAGATTGCGAGATTCGGGTTCTGCGAGCGGGGCAGCCCGGCATGCGCGATTGGTATCACGTGGCAGCGGCCGGGTCCGGCGATCCTGATCCAGCTCCGTGGGCGGCATTCGTGGCCGAGCAGGAGGCGTCACTGCCTCTAGCAGTTTACTACCTGGCGTTATGGAATGGCAGCCCGGCGGGCGCCTGTCTGCGCATTGACCACGATGGTTGGGCGCGGATCGAGTCGGTTGCCGTGCTGCCGGAGTGCCGCAGAAAGGGCATCGCTCGGGCAATGGTGCGACGTGCCTGCGAAGACCCCGAGCTTGCCGGCAGCCGGGTCACATGGTTAATGGCGGAGGGCGGCAGCCCGGCCGAACAGCTCTACGCTGGGCTCGGCTTCTCAGTTTGGGCCGTGAGGCCGATGCACCGGCACATAGGACCGGCTTAG
- the ilvD gene encoding dihydroxy-acid dehydratase, with protein MLRAVGFLDDDFDRPMIALANLHSDITPCNAHLDRLARKAAEGIRAAGGVPQTFGAPTASDGIMMGHKGMRYSLVSREVIADSLEIVAGGMNSDGLLAVGGCDKNMPGCLMAMVRLNIPSVFVYGGSILPGDGPDGDIDIASIFEAVGRHQAGTATDAQVHEVECEACPGAGACGGMYTANTMSSAIEAMGMSLPADASFPAVSAAKERESFLAGKALVGLIKSGIKPRDIVTRKSLENAWTVVLALGGSTNAVLHLTAIAREADVHWTQEDFERVSLKTPHLADLKPAGRYVMYNLHRAGGVPAVLRALLDAGMLHGDCITVTGKTLAENLKWTPSVYSRTQSVVRPLEAPVHPSGHIAILKGNLAPEGAVAKLAGLQVRRMTGPARVFDSEEECFAAVRSRSIRAGDVVVIRGEGPVGGPGMREMLAVTAALVGQGLGDTVGLITDGRFSGATHGLMVGHVAPEAWVGGPIALLRDGDVITIDGDARTLSVALKDAELQQRRREWRKPDIRETRGVLARYARTVRSASDGAVTF; from the coding sequence ATGCTTCGAGCTGTGGGCTTTCTGGATGACGACTTTGACCGCCCAATGATCGCCCTGGCAAACCTGCACAGCGATATCACCCCATGTAATGCGCATCTCGATCGGTTAGCTCGCAAAGCGGCTGAAGGTATACGCGCGGCTGGGGGCGTGCCGCAGACATTTGGCGCACCGACCGCCTCTGACGGCATTATGATGGGCCACAAGGGCATGCGATACAGCCTGGTCTCACGCGAGGTCATTGCCGATTCGCTTGAGATTGTTGCCGGCGGTATGAACTCCGATGGGCTGCTGGCTGTTGGCGGCTGCGACAAAAACATGCCGGGATGTCTGATGGCTATGGTTCGGCTCAACATCCCTTCGGTTTTTGTCTACGGAGGCTCGATTCTGCCAGGCGACGGACCGGACGGCGATATCGACATCGCGTCGATTTTCGAGGCGGTCGGCCGGCACCAGGCCGGAACTGCGACGGATGCGCAGGTGCATGAGGTGGAGTGTGAGGCATGCCCCGGCGCCGGCGCCTGCGGCGGAATGTACACCGCCAATACCATGAGCTCGGCGATTGAGGCGATGGGCATGTCGCTGCCTGCGGACGCCAGCTTTCCTGCCGTTTCGGCGGCCAAGGAGCGCGAGAGCTTCCTTGCCGGAAAGGCGCTGGTGGGGCTGATCAAGAGTGGAATCAAGCCTCGCGACATCGTCACGCGGAAATCGCTCGAGAATGCCTGGACTGTGGTGCTGGCGCTCGGGGGTTCAACCAACGCTGTGCTGCATCTTACCGCCATCGCACGCGAGGCCGACGTACACTGGACGCAAGAGGATTTTGAACGCGTCAGCCTGAAGACGCCGCACCTCGCCGATCTCAAGCCCGCTGGCCGGTACGTCATGTACAACCTTCATCGTGCCGGTGGCGTACCGGCCGTTCTTCGGGCGCTCCTGGATGCGGGAATGCTTCACGGCGATTGTATAACGGTTACCGGCAAAACCCTGGCGGAGAACCTCAAATGGACGCCATCGGTCTACAGCCGCACACAATCGGTTGTGCGGCCGCTGGAGGCGCCGGTTCACCCATCCGGCCATATCGCCATACTGAAGGGAAATCTGGCTCCAGAGGGCGCCGTGGCGAAGCTGGCGGGCCTCCAGGTCCGGAGGATGACGGGCCCGGCTCGCGTGTTCGATTCGGAAGAGGAGTGTTTTGCAGCGGTTCGGAGTCGCAGCATCCGCGCGGGCGACGTAGTGGTGATTCGTGGTGAGGGACCGGTTGGTGGGCCCGGTATGCGTGAGATGCTGGCGGTTACCGCAGCGCTGGTGGGCCAGGGCCTCGGCGACACTGTGGGTCTGATCACGGACGGGCGATTCTCCGGCGCGACCCACGGGTTGATGGTGGGGCATGTTGCCCCGGAAGCATGGGTAGGCGGTCCGATAGCGCTGCTGCGTGATGGCGACGTAATTACGATTGACGGCGATGCCCGCACACTTTCCGTTGCCCTGAAGGATGCCGAACTGCAGCAGCGGCGGAGAGAGTGGCGGAAGCCGGATATCCGCGAAACACGCGGCGTACTTGCGCGTTATGCCCGCACCGTCCGATCCGCGTCCGACGGCGCCGTGACCTTCTGA
- a CDS encoding 5-(carboxyamino)imidazole ribonucleotide synthase, producing MKIGILGAGQLGRMLALAGLPLGMEFRFFDPEPQATAGKLAPLVSADWRDRDALHRFAEGVDAVTLEFENVPVETALLLAEATPVYPPPAALAVAQDRLNEKRLFQQCGIPTPQFAPANSLAELKEALEITGLPAVAKTRRLGYDGKGQMVLRDMSQAEACWAELGGQPLVIEQFVPFLRELSQVVARGHDGSIADWSITRNVHREGMLRLSEAGPETAAGTTSDTAREYASRLAVHLEYRGVLALEMFQTEQGLMANEIAPRVHNSGHWTQDGAETCQFENHLRAVAGWPMGDCSRRSFSAMVNLIGAVPAPQDVLRCAGAHLHLYGKSARPGRKLGHINVTAESAVALRDRLRPIARITPCPDFDAR from the coding sequence ATGAAAATCGGCATACTGGGGGCCGGACAGCTTGGCCGGATGCTTGCGCTTGCGGGGCTGCCGCTGGGCATGGAGTTTCGATTCTTCGACCCGGAGCCCCAGGCTACGGCAGGCAAATTGGCGCCGCTGGTTTCAGCCGACTGGCGCGACCGTGATGCCTTGCATCGATTCGCGGAGGGAGTTGACGCCGTTACCCTGGAGTTTGAGAACGTGCCGGTTGAGACCGCGCTTCTGCTTGCGGAAGCCACACCGGTCTATCCGCCGCCTGCCGCTCTGGCCGTGGCGCAGGACAGGTTGAACGAGAAGAGGCTGTTTCAGCAGTGCGGTATTCCGACGCCGCAGTTTGCCCCTGCCAATTCTCTGGCGGAACTGAAGGAGGCATTGGAGATAACCGGACTGCCCGCGGTGGCAAAAACCCGCCGCTTGGGCTACGACGGCAAGGGCCAGATGGTATTGCGCGATATGAGCCAGGCCGAGGCGTGCTGGGCCGAGCTTGGCGGGCAGCCGCTGGTTATTGAGCAGTTTGTTCCTTTTCTGCGGGAGCTCTCGCAGGTTGTCGCGCGTGGCCACGATGGCTCGATCGCAGACTGGTCGATCACCCGCAACGTACACCGGGAGGGCATGCTGCGCTTGAGTGAAGCGGGACCGGAGACTGCCGCCGGCACGACCTCGGATACCGCGCGTGAATATGCATCTCGGCTGGCCGTGCACCTTGAATATCGCGGCGTACTGGCACTGGAGATGTTTCAAACGGAGCAGGGGCTGATGGCGAACGAGATCGCGCCGCGTGTCCATAACAGCGGGCACTGGACACAGGATGGAGCCGAAACGTGCCAATTTGAGAATCACCTTCGCGCGGTGGCTGGTTGGCCAATGGGAGACTGCAGCCGGCGAAGCTTCAGCGCGATGGTAAACCTGATCGGCGCTGTACCCGCACCGCAGGATGTGCTCCGATGTGCCGGAGCGCACCTCCATCTTTACGGTAAAAGCGCGCGTCCCGGGCGAAAGCTGGGGCATATTAATGTAACTGCGGAGAGCGCCGTGGCGCTGAGGGACCGCCTGCGACCGATTGCCCGAATCACCCCATGCCCGGATTTTGATGCGCGTTAG
- a CDS encoding sugar phosphate isomerase/epimerase, which produces MTRLISRRQLVTSAAGAAAAVTSGLASDASAKPKPQKSVMWTMLPASLPVTDRFQLAHTLGFAGVEIPPVGDRAECESMRSAAAAAGIRIQSVIYGGWDAPLSSPDAAVVQLGLKNAMAAMHTAAWVGADDILLVPALVTDSVRYVDAWRRSIPNVRRLLDTAEKLNVMILIEEVWNHFLLSPIEYTHYIDQFRHPLIQSYFDVGNVVIFGWPEDWIRTLGKRIRKVHLKDFKRSDYQFVPLWEGDVNWSAVGQAFAETGFTGFMNTELPGGDEAYLRDVSARVDRIIAQVKLPPRLRQAATGRPPA; this is translated from the coding sequence TTGACCAGGTTAATCAGCCGTCGCCAGCTTGTAACCTCTGCCGCCGGAGCCGCAGCCGCGGTCACCAGCGGCCTTGCGTCCGACGCATCCGCGAAGCCTAAACCACAGAAATCGGTGATGTGGACGATGCTCCCTGCGTCGCTGCCGGTCACGGACCGATTCCAGCTGGCGCATACACTGGGGTTCGCGGGTGTGGAGATACCGCCGGTAGGCGACAGGGCTGAGTGCGAAAGCATGCGGTCGGCCGCCGCGGCTGCTGGAATACGGATTCAGTCGGTCATATACGGTGGCTGGGATGCGCCACTCTCAAGCCCGGACGCTGCTGTGGTGCAGCTAGGCCTGAAGAACGCGATGGCTGCGATGCACACTGCAGCTTGGGTGGGGGCCGACGACATCCTCCTGGTGCCGGCATTGGTGACCGATAGCGTGCGGTATGTGGATGCCTGGCGCCGCTCGATTCCCAATGTGCGCAGGTTGCTTGATACCGCCGAAAAACTTAACGTGATGATCCTTATTGAGGAGGTATGGAACCACTTCCTGCTGAGCCCGATCGAGTACACGCACTACATCGATCAGTTTCGCCACCCACTGATTCAGTCGTACTTCGACGTGGGCAACGTAGTGATCTTCGGTTGGCCCGAAGACTGGATTCGTACGCTGGGCAAGCGGATCCGCAAGGTCCACCTGAAGGACTTCAAGCGCAGCGACTACCAGTTTGTGCCGCTGTGGGAGGGTGATGTCAACTGGTCCGCGGTGGGGCAGGCGTTTGCTGAGACAGGCTTCACGGGCTTTATGAATACCGAATTGCCTGGCGGTGACGAAGCCTACCTGCGCGACGTGAGCGCGCGCGTGGATCGGATTATTGCCCAGGTCAAATTACCGCCGCGCCTGCGCCAAGCTGCTACGGGTAGGCCGCCGGCTTAA
- a CDS encoding ABC transporter permease, which translates to MLTGLISNRISWRQALVSVGVGLLLAAIIMQAAGFNALHAFQWLFSGASGLRFHNAGAPSFNLYNAAQSLAQAVPLLLCGMAVAVAFRAGLFNIGGQGQMALGALAAGIAGLAAPRSGWGAPWVCLALLAGASAGAALAAVAALLKAWRGVHEVLSTIMLNFIAINICTYIASGPLRDPHSMATQTPGIGAAAHLHAWVTGSNLNAGLILALLLAAGSGWLLQRTSLGFAIRAVGANPRAAEASGISIAGATTWAMAISGALAGVAGALAVLGVQHRYVEGIAGNFGFDGISVALLGGIVAPGVIVSSLFFGALANGAAVMQLQVGVPDAVATVVQAAVILMVAVRPGGGLRPARRVPAETPGSLHASG; encoded by the coding sequence ATGCTTACCGGCCTGATATCGAACCGAATCTCATGGCGGCAGGCGCTGGTGAGCGTAGGTGTGGGTCTGCTGTTGGCAGCCATTATCATGCAGGCAGCCGGGTTCAATGCGCTTCATGCCTTCCAGTGGCTGTTTTCCGGCGCGAGCGGGTTGCGCTTTCACAACGCTGGTGCACCCTCATTCAACCTCTACAACGCCGCACAATCTCTGGCGCAGGCTGTTCCGCTCCTACTTTGCGGCATGGCCGTGGCTGTGGCATTCCGTGCCGGCTTGTTCAATATCGGCGGTCAGGGGCAGATGGCGCTAGGAGCTCTTGCGGCCGGCATTGCCGGATTGGCGGCGCCGCGGAGCGGTTGGGGCGCGCCGTGGGTTTGCCTGGCTCTGCTCGCAGGGGCGTCGGCCGGCGCGGCACTGGCAGCGGTAGCGGCTCTACTCAAGGCATGGCGGGGCGTGCACGAGGTGCTCTCCACAATCATGCTGAACTTTATCGCGATCAATATCTGCACCTATATCGCTAGCGGACCGCTTCGTGACCCACATAGCATGGCCACGCAGACGCCAGGCATAGGAGCCGCTGCGCACCTGCACGCCTGGGTAACCGGCAGCAACCTGAATGCCGGCCTGATTCTGGCGCTGCTGTTGGCAGCCGGCTCCGGCTGGCTGCTGCAGCGCACGTCGCTCGGCTTTGCCATCCGCGCTGTTGGCGCCAATCCGCGCGCAGCCGAGGCATCCGGAATCTCGATAGCAGGCGCCACAACATGGGCGATGGCGATTTCAGGCGCCCTTGCGGGTGTGGCCGGCGCCCTGGCAGTGCTCGGCGTTCAGCATCGCTACGTGGAGGGTATTGCCGGTAACTTTGGCTTCGATGGCATCTCGGTGGCGCTGCTCGGCGGGATTGTAGCGCCTGGTGTGATCGTTAGCTCTCTCTTCTTCGGCGCTCTCGCTAACGGCGCGGCCGTCATGCAACTGCAAGTCGGCGTGCCGGATGCCGTGGCTACCGTGGTGCAGGCTGCAGTCATTCTGATGGTAGCTGTACGGCCTGGAGGCGGTTTGCGCCCGGCGCGCCGTGTGCCGGCCGAAACACCAGGATCACTTCATGCTTCTGGTTAG
- a CDS encoding adenylate kinase — translation MNERTSDPYASHHGRSVLERVTIIGSSGSGKTTLALTLSRLTGAVYLDTDAFHWLPDWQERPRDEYRALVAEGIAGPHWVTDGNYSSMREHVWNRSDTIIWLDYAMPVVLARLTQRTWRRLVFREPCCNGNTETVRNLLSRDSLYLWVLRTHYARKQRYRDLLTDAEASGKRVLLFRNPAQTRRWLNEVRALCAAEGSPC, via the coding sequence ATGAATGAGCGAACGTCAGATCCGTACGCCTCGCATCACGGGAGGTCCGTCCTGGAGCGCGTGACCATCATCGGCAGTTCGGGCAGCGGCAAAACCACGCTGGCGCTGACGTTGAGCCGGCTGACCGGCGCCGTATACCTGGATACAGACGCATTCCATTGGCTGCCGGATTGGCAGGAGCGGCCCCGAGATGAGTACCGCGCCCTGGTAGCTGAAGGCATCGCCGGGCCACACTGGGTTACCGACGGCAACTACAGCTCGATGCGTGAACACGTTTGGAACCGATCCGACACGATCATCTGGCTGGATTATGCAATGCCGGTGGTGCTGGCGCGCCTCACGCAGCGCACCTGGCGGCGGCTTGTGTTCCGCGAGCCATGCTGTAACGGCAACACGGAAACCGTGCGAAACCTTTTGTCTCGTGATTCGCTCTACCTGTGGGTGCTGCGCACACATTACGCCCGCAAGCAACGCTACCGTGATCTGCTCACCGACGCGGAAGCTTCCGGTAAGCGTGTGCTTCTATTCCGAAATCCGGCACAAACCAGACGGTGGCTGAACGAGGTGCGCGCGTTATGCGCAGCGGAGGGATCGCCGTGCTAA
- a CDS encoding CoA-binding protein — MSMRDVMEQVLAQRRFAVAGASRDPDKPGHSVYTVLKAAGRTVYAVNPNAETIDGDSCYPSLDTLPGPVDCLVTVTQPEVTQSLLIDAGRLGIPYVWMQPGSDSLAALHYAQAFSMQVVAGGPCIMLALKRAAV; from the coding sequence GTGTCAATGCGAGATGTGATGGAGCAGGTTCTGGCGCAGCGACGGTTCGCGGTGGCTGGGGCGTCGCGAGATCCGGACAAGCCTGGCCACAGTGTCTATACCGTGCTGAAGGCGGCTGGGCGAACGGTGTACGCCGTCAATCCCAACGCCGAAACCATCGATGGAGATAGCTGCTATCCGTCGCTCGATACGCTGCCGGGACCGGTTGATTGTCTTGTAACCGTGACGCAGCCCGAGGTAACGCAGAGCCTGCTCATCGACGCCGGCAGGCTCGGAATCCCGTACGTATGGATGCAGCCCGGTTCGGATTCGCTAGCGGCCTTGCACTATGCGCAGGCGTTCTCGATGCAGGTTGTGGCTGGGGGCCCATGCATCATGCTCGCCTTGAAACGCGCAGCCGTCTAG
- the purE gene encoding 5-(carboxyamino)imidazole ribonucleotide mutase translates to MSSNPLVGVIMGSRSDWDTMLHTVEVLEALGIPFEQRVVSAHRTPDLLLEYAATAADRGLRAIIAGAGGAAHLPGMTAAKTALPVLGVPVESKALRGMDSLLSIVQMPAGIPVATFAIGRAGAVNAALFAASLLAHEFPEVASALARYRADQTAAVLSAPDPASAA, encoded by the coding sequence TTGAGTTCAAACCCGCTGGTTGGCGTGATTATGGGTTCGCGTTCGGATTGGGACACGATGCTCCACACGGTTGAGGTGCTGGAGGCACTTGGTATTCCATTTGAGCAGCGGGTTGTTTCGGCGCACCGAACTCCGGATCTTCTGCTCGAATACGCCGCAACCGCGGCCGATCGCGGTCTGCGGGCCATTATCGCCGGCGCCGGCGGTGCGGCGCACCTGCCTGGCATGACAGCGGCCAAAACCGCCCTCCCGGTTCTTGGCGTACCGGTGGAATCGAAGGCATTGCGGGGCATGGACTCGCTGCTCTCGATCGTCCAGATGCCGGCTGGAATTCCCGTGGCCACATTCGCCATCGGCCGTGCCGGCGCCGTGAACGCGGCTCTATTTGCCGCATCGCTGCTCGCGCATGAGTTTCCCGAAGTAGCCTCCGCGCTTGCGCGATATCGCGCCGACCAGACTGCAGCGGTGCTATCCGCGCCGGACCCGGCCTCTGCTGCATGA